In the genome of Terribacillus sp. FSL K6-0262, one region contains:
- the pyrE gene encoding orotate phosphoribosyltransferase: MTTTTNIAEALLAIDAIQIDPTKSFVWASGIHSPIYCDNRLTLGHPEVRTAIAKQFQKKLAELPETEMIAGCATGGIPHAAWLADKANLPMVYVRSSKKGHGKGNQIEGADVAGKHVVVIEDLISTGGSVINTVDALKEAGAIVTKVLAIFSYNLKKADDNFSAAGVPFETLTDFDALADILVEKGTITSREKEELLDWRNTL, encoded by the coding sequence ATGACAACTACAACTAATATTGCCGAAGCATTGCTGGCTATCGATGCGATCCAGATTGATCCCACTAAATCCTTTGTCTGGGCATCTGGCATCCACTCGCCGATTTACTGTGATAACCGGCTGACATTGGGGCATCCGGAAGTGCGCACAGCCATAGCAAAACAATTCCAGAAGAAGCTTGCCGAATTGCCGGAAACCGAAATGATCGCCGGATGTGCGACAGGCGGGATTCCGCATGCGGCATGGCTTGCCGATAAAGCAAATCTGCCGATGGTCTACGTTAGATCCAGCAAAAAAGGCCATGGAAAAGGCAATCAAATTGAAGGAGCTGACGTTGCAGGCAAACATGTCGTCGTCATCGAGGATTTGATTTCAACTGGTGGCTCAGTCATCAACACTGTCGATGCACTAAAGGAAGCCGGAGCTATTGTCACGAAGGTACTGGCAATCTTCAGTTATAATTTGAAGAAAGCGGATGATAATTTTTCAGCGGCTGGCGTGCCATTTGAGACGCTGACTGATTTTGATGCGCTTGCGGATATACTGGTCGAAAAAGGGACGATAACTTCTCGGGAGAAAGAGGAACTGCTGGACTGGCGTAATACATTATAA